From the genome of Cryptosporangium minutisporangium:
GGAGCACACGGACCTGATCGCGCCGCTGACGCGGAGGGTGTTCGAGCTCGCCCTCGGCACCTACCGCGCCTGGCTCCTCGACGGCGTGGACGCCCCGGTAGCGGTCAACCTCTCCGCCCGCTCGCTGCTGGACCGGGACCTGCCAGAGGAAGTCGGCCGGCTGCTCACCGAGTTCGACGTGCCACCCGACCGGCTGGTGCTCGAGATCACCGAGACCGCGATGATGAGCGAGCTGGAGGTCGTCGACGAGGTGCTCAGCGCGCTCCGGGCGCTGGGCGTGCGGCTCTCGCTGGACGACTTCGGCACCGGTTTCTCGTCGCTGACTTCGGTGGCGCGGGTGACCGTCGACGAGATCAAGATCGACCGGCAGTTCGTCATCGCGATGGGCAGCTCCCGGCAGGCCGAGGCCGTCGTCCGCATGACGGTGGGCCTGGCGCAGACGCTCGGGCTGCGGGCCATCGCCGAGGGCGTGGAGACGGCCCAGCAGCGCACCGAGCTGATGAAGCTGGGATGCCACGGCGCCCAGGGCTTCTTCTTCTACCCGCCGCTCGACCCGGACGAGGCGAAATCCGTGCTGGCTGGGCGCGGCACGTTCGGTGGGTGACGGTTCCCACGAACGTCCACGGTTGAGCTTTAGCGGGATCGACAAATACCGTTAACTACGCCTTATCTTGCTCCGTCGTGGCGTCACCTGCCGGAATACTCGGTTGGTTGAGGTGGGCCTCGTGTGGAGCACTTGGTCGGCTGAGGCACGATGGAGCGGCTGACCGCGCCCCGACGCCGTTCTGCGGCGCAACGTCTCCCCACGGAGTTGCTCGTGACCACCCCCGCACCGCCATCGGCGTCCCCCTCCTCCTCGGCTCTGCGCCGCTGTGTGGCTCTGCTGGTGGCGCTCCTGGCGAGCGCTCTGGTGGTAGCAGGCTGTTCCTCGTCCGGCGGTGGCAACGAAGGCAACGGCGGCGGCGACCCCACCACCTCCCCGTCACCCGCCGGACCGAAGCTGACCGTCACCCCGGCTGCCAACGCCACTGCGGTCCCACCGGTGACGCCGATCAGCCTCTCGATCGACAAAGACACGATCACCGCCGTCTCGGTGAAGTCCGACGACGGCGACGAGGTGAAGGGCGCGGTCGGCGCCGACAAGCGCAGCTGGGCCAGCACCGGCAAGCTCTCCTTCGGCGCGACCTACACGGTCTCGGTGACGACGACCGGGTCGGCGACGCCGCTCACCTCGAAGTTCTCCACCGTCCCGACGCCGTCCGGCGACAGCTCGGTACGGACGTCGAGCATCCTGGGCGACGGCAAGACCTACGGCGTCGGAATGCCGATCATCCTGAAGCTCAGCCGCTCGGTGAAGAGCGACGCCGCCCGGGCCAAGTTCGAGAAGATGCTCAAGGTCACCTCGAACCCCACGACCACCGGTGCGTGGGGCTGGATCAGCTCGACCGAACTGCATTTCCGTCCGGCCGAGTACTGGGCAGCCGGCAGCACGGTGCACGTCGAGGTGGACACCGCGGGCCGGGCGATCGCCGACGGCGTCTGGGGCCGGACCGACCTCACCGTCGACTTCAAGATCGGCGCCAAGCGCGAGGTGATCGCCGACTCCGCGACCCACACCATGAAGGTGCTCGAGGACGACGAGGTCGTGAAGAGCATGCCGATCAGCCTGGGCAAGCCGAAGTTCCCCTCCAGCAGCGGCACGATGGTGATCATCGACAAGCGGCGTGAGGCGATGTTCGACTCGTCGACGTACGGGCTGGCGGTTGACTCGCCGGACGGTTACCGCACCAAGGTCGAGTACCCGATGCGCCTCACCTGGGGCGGCGAGTTCATCCACAGCGCGCCCTGGTCGGTCGCCGACCAGGGCAAGCGGAACGTCTCCCACGGCTGCCTCAACGTCGGCCCGGACAACGCGGTCTGGCTCTACAACCGGCTGCAGGTCGGTGACCCGGTCACGGTGAAGAACACCGAGACGAGGGTGGAGCTCGGCAACGGGTACAGCGAATGGTCGCTGAGCTTCACCGAGTGGCTGACCCACTCCAAGGGCGGCGTCGTCACGACGGGCTAGGGCCAGCAGCGGGCGCCGGAGTTCCCGAGGCCGTGGCCGCTGGGGCCGGCGGACCGGCGGGGGGCTCCGTCCCACGAGCCGCCGCGGCCTCCTCCTGCGCCCGCAGCCCGCTTTGGTGGCGCAGGGGAAGCTCCGGCAGCAGCCACAGGATCGCGACGCCGACCAGCATGATCGCGGCGGCCATCAGGAACACCGTGCTCATCGCGTCCGAGAAGCCGACTCTGAACGGATGCGCGACCACGTCGTCCAACGTGTCGAGAAACGACGTGTCCGACAGCGACCCGTCGGCCATCTCCAGCGTCGCCGCCTCGCTCGGGTTGTCGGCCAGCGCCGCCTGGAACGCGGGGTCCTTCTCGGCGTCGGCGAGCGCCGCGCGGATCGCGCCGGTCAGCCCGGAGAACAGCACCGAGAGGAACACCGCGGTGCCGAGCGTCCCGCCCATCTGGCGGAAGAACGTGACCGCGGCGGTCGCCACCCCCATGTCCCGCGGGTCGACCGCGTTCTGCACCGCGAGGATGACCGGCTGCATGTTGACGCCGAGCCCGGCGCCGAACAAGGCCATGATCAGCATCGTCTCCCATAGCGGCGTGTCCGCGCCGATCCGGGAGAACAGCAGCAGCGCGAGCGCCATCAGGATGCCGCCGGTCAGCGGGAAGATCCGGTAGCGCCCCGTGCGCGTGATGATCGTGCCGGAGACCCCGGCGGCGGCCATGATGCCGATCACCAGCGGCAGCATCTGCAGGCCGCCCATCGTCGGCGACGAGCCCTTGACGATCTGCAGGTACTGCGGGAGCAGCGCCATCGCCCCGAACATGCCCATGCCGATGATCAGGCTGGCCGCCGAGCCCACCGCGTACGTCCGCTCCCGGAACATCCGCAGCGGCAGCAGCGCCTCGTCGCCGTAGAGCTGCTCGGCGAGGAGGAACAGCGCGATCCCGATAACGCCGACCGCATAGCACCCCACGGCCCGACCGGACCCCCAGCCCCACTCCCGGCCCTGCTCGGCGACGGTCAGGAGTGGCACCAGCGCGAGCACCAGCGCGAGCGCGCCGGGCCAGTCGATCCGATGGTCGCGGGGGCGGTGCGGGACGTGCAGCACCCGGTAGACGACGACCAGCGCGACCGCACCGATCGGCAGGTTGACCCAGAAGATCCAGCGCCAGCCGGCCGCGCCGAGGAACGAGTCGGCGCCGGCGAAGAACCCGCCGACGACCGGCCCGAGCACGCTGGACGTTCCGAAGACCGCCATGAAGTAGCCCTGGTACTTGGAGCGTTCCCGGGGCGGGACGATGTCGCCGATGACCGCGAACGCCAGCGACATCAGGCCGCCGGCCCCCATCCCCTGGATCGCCCGGTACGCCGCCAGCTCGTACATCGACGACGCGATCCCGCAGAGCAGCGACCCGACGAGGAACAGCGCGATCGCGGCCAGCAGGAGGGGCCTGCGGCCGAAGATGTCGGACAGCTTGCCGTAGAGCGGCGTGACGATCGTCGACGTGATCAGGAACGCGGTCGTCGCCCACGCCTGCAGGTCGAAGCCGTTGAGGTCGTCCGCGATGGTGCGGATCGCCGTGGCCACGACGGTCTGGTCCAGTGCGCTCAGGAACATCCCGAGCATGAGCCCGATCAGGATCGTGACGATCTGCCGATGGGTCAGCTCACCCGACGGAGTTTCGCGCTCGGGCGTCCCGTGATTAGTCACGATTCAGTCTAAAAGGAGCATTCCGCCCACTCACCCGCACGCCACGGGCTCGCGCTGGCCGATTTTCGGGAAGACCACCTCTGGGACGGCGGCGAGGTGGTCTTCCCGAAAACCCGCGCCACAGGCGGTGATCAGGAGGCGCGGAGCGGGCTTAGCGTGTTGCCCCAGCGGCCGAGTTCGTCAAGCATCGTGCCGGCCGACGCCTCGATCAACTCGTTCGGCGTGAACAGTCCGTCCTCGACGAACTGCTGCACGAACGGGATCGTCACGGCCTCGGTCAGCGTCACGACCTTGAGCGCTTGGAGAACCGGCTTGAACGCCTGGGCGGCGCGCAGGCCACCGGAGACACCGCCGTAGGTGACCAGCCCGGCCGGCTTGTGCTGCCACTCGGTGTGCAGGTAGTCCACGGCGTTCTTCACCGCGGCGGTGAAACTGTGGTTGTACTCGGCGAGGACGAACACGAAGGCGTCCGCCGCGCCGACCCGCGCTGCCCAGTCTTTCGTGTGCTGGTGGGTGTACTGCCCGAGCCGCGGGTGCTTTGGCTCGTCCAGCAGCGGCAGGTCGATCGCGCCCAGGTCGGCGAGGTCGATCTCGTCGAAGCCGCCGTGCTTCGCGGCCGCCGTCTCCACCCACTGCCCGACCGGCAGCCCGATCCGGCCCGGACGGGTGCTGGCGACGATGATCTGCAGCCTGGACATCGAGTGGCTCCTTGCTCGGTAAGGGTGTTCCCCCTTTGGTTACCCCAACCAACCATGCCGAGCGAGGGTGGATTCCGGAGAGCGGGAACGACGTCACCGGGGGATGACCGGCAACAGGATGTGCGAGGCCCGCTCCGCGTCGTGGAACACGGTCTGGTGCTGCATGGTGAGATCGGCCTCGGTCGCCTCCGCGGACAGCTTTCCGTTGCCGGGATTGCGGTCGAAACGGGGGAAGTTGGAGCTCGCGACGTCGACCCGGATCGAGTGGCCCGCCTTGAACACCTGGCTGGTGGCGACCAGGTCGATGCGGTACTCGTACGGCGTCCCGGGAGTGATCGGGTCGGGGGCGTCCACCCCGTTGCGGTACCGGGCCCGCACGATGCCGTCCGCGACGTTCAGCGCGGTCCCGTCCGGGTGGACGTCGATCAGCTTGGCGGTCCAGTCGGTGTCGGCCGCGTCGGTGGCCGCGTACAGCACGACGGTGAGCGGGCCGGTCACCTCCAGGTCCGCGTCGAGCGGCGGACTGACGAACCGCAGGATGTCCGTCCGGCCGTCGAGGACGCGCTGGTCGTGCGGTCCCGCGGTGTTGAACTCCGGAAAGAGCAGGCTGCCCCCGACCGTCGGCACCGGGTCGCGCGGGTCGGAGACGAACGTCGACGTCCCGGTCGAGGTGGCCGGTCCGAGCGAACCCCCCGCTCGCAAGTACCAGGGAGTGAACACCGTACGGGCGAGCGGCCACTCCTGCTCGTCCCGCCAGACGTTCTCGCCCATCACGAAGATCTTCACCGGCGGACGCGCCGGGTTCGGCTCCCCATCGGTCACGACCTCCCGGAGGAACCCGAGCTGATCGGCCTCCAACTGCAGGATCATCGCCGGTGACCCGGGCCCGAAGTACGCCTCACCCGCCCCGTTCGCGTGCAGACCGCCGTGCGTCCATGGCCCGATGACCAACGGGCCACCCAGCGCTGCGTGGTTCTCCAACGTCCCGGAGAGGAACAGGTCGTACCAGCTCGCGACGTGGTAGACCGGCACGTCGATCGCGGCGTAGTTGTCCCGCGGGGTGCCGAACTTCGTCCAGTACTCGTCCCGGCTGGGGTGGTCCAGCCAGTCGGCCCAGAACGGCGAGGCGCCGGGCAGGCCGAGGGCGTCCCGGAGCGGGAGCGCGCTGCGGGCGGCGTCCGGGTCGAACATCGCGGGCAGCGCGGCGCCGAGCAGCGACCCGGCGTCCTCCCCGGCGAGCATCGCGTGCTGGCCGCCGAGCAGCCCCTGCATCGCCGCCCAGCCCTGCGCCGAACCGAGTGCGAGCGCGCCGCCGATGTAGGTGAGGTCGTCGTAGAAGTCCGCGGGTGTCTGCGCCGCGACGATGCCGACGTAACCCTCGGGCCGTTCGATCGCGGTCTGCAGCGCGGTGCCGGCGACGTACGAGATGCCCCAGCCGACGACCAGCTCGTTCGACCACGGCTGCGCGGTGACCCACCGGACCGTGTCCGCGCCGTCGGACGGCTCGTCCGCCCAGGGCTCGAACATCCCGTCGCTGGTCCCGCGTCCGCGGCAGTGCTGGATCACGACCGCGAACCCGGCCTCCAGCGCCGGCACCACCGGCATGGCACGTCCCAGGCCCTCGCCGTACGGGTTGCGGACCAGCAGCGTCGGCACCGGCTCACCCTCCGCGGGACGGTGGACGTCCGCCCGGAGGATCGTGCCGTCCCGCATCGGGATCGGCTGGTCGTGTACCGCGGTGACCGCTAACGGCGCACGGTCGAGCTTGCGCATTCAGGCTCCCTCTCGGTTACGCAGAACCCGGCGGAGGATCTTGCCCGCCGGAGACTTGGGGATCGCGTCGACGAACTCGACGGCCCGGATCCGCTTGTACGGCGCCACCCGCTCGGCGACCCAGGACAGGAGCTCGGCCTCGCCCGGCGTCCCGACGACGAACGCCTTGGGTGCCTCGCCGCCCTCGGAGTGCGGAACACCGATCACCGCGGCGTCCCGGACGTCCGGGTGAGTGAGCAGCAGCGCCTCCAGCTCGGCCGGAGCGACCTGGTGGCCCTTGTACTTGATCAGCTCCTTCAGTCGATCGACCACCCACCAGACGCCGTCGGAGTCGACGCGCAGGATGTCGCCGGTTCGGAGCCACCCGTCCTCGACCAGCGTCTCCGCGGTGGCGGCCGGATTGCCCAGGTAGCCGGCCATCACCTGCGGACCCCGGGCCCACAGCTCGCCCTCGGCGTCGCAGTCCTCGGCGTCGCAGTCCTCGCCGGTCGCCGGATCGACCAGACGTGCCTCGGTATTCGGGACGAGGCGGCCGACGCACCCGGACGAGAGGACCCCGACCTCCTCGTCGGCGACGAACGTGAGCCCGGGGGAGGCCTCGGTCATCCCGTAGCCCTGCCCGATCCGCACGCCGGTGCGTGCGGTGGCCCGGGCGGCGACCTCCACGTCGAGCGGTGCGGCGCCGGACATCGCCAGCCGCAGCGACGACAGGTCGTACGCGTCCACTTCGGGTGCGTTCGCCAGCGCCAGGACCAGCGGTGGGGCGAAGTGACCGCGGGTCACCCGGTACCGGGCCACCAGCCCGAGGTACGCCGACAGCCCGAAGCGGGGCAGCGTCACCTGGGTGGCGCCCGCCCGCAGCGCGTAGTTGAGGATCATCGTCGTGCCGTAGATGTGGTAGTACGGCAGCACGGCGGCGCACACGTCGTCGCTGGTCAGCCGGTACAGCGGTGCGTGCTGGGCGAGGGTCGCGACCAGGTTGCGGTGGGTCAGCATCACCCCTTTCGGGGTTCCGCCGGTGCCGCTGGAGTACGGCAGCAGCGCGACTCCGTCGCTCCCGACCCGGGGCAGGCGCGCCCCGCTCGTGAGGGCACGCTCGCCGTTGGCGACCAACTCGTCGAACGCGGCGTCCTCCAAAACCACAACATCCATCTGGACGTCGGACCGCGCGCCGTCGGCGGTCGCCTGCCGTGCGGCCGCGGTCCGGACCGTATCGGCGACTGCTGCCGCCGCGAAGGCGAGCACCGCGCCCGAGGCGGCCAGCTGCCGTGCGATCTCCTCGGCGGTGCAGAGCGGGTTGATCGGGGTCACGGTGGCGCCGGTCGCGAGCACCGCGTGGAACGCGACCGCGTACCGGGGTTGGTTGTGGGTGACCAGCGCGACGACGTCGCCCCGCCCGATACCGGACGTCACCAGCGCGGCGGCCAGGAACCGCACGCGGTCGGCGAGGTCGGAGAAGCCGATCTCCTCACCGGTGGCGCCGTCGATCAGCGCCGGATGGCCGCCCCGCGCGTCCGCGCCGGCCAGGACGTAGTCGCTGACGGACACGTCGGGGATGTCGACCGGGGGGTACGGGCTGCGGTGGATCCGGGCCACGCTGACCTCCTCGTCAGGTGCCGGGCCGTGGTGCGAAAACCGTATATTCGCCGGTGTCGAGCGTCAATCGATTGTCGTATGTTCGAGGTGGCCACGAGTTCCGCGCGCCGGACTGCGATCCTGGAGCCGTGGAAGCGGCGCCGTCGGTCACCAGTAAGGCGCTGGGCATCCTCGCAGCCTTCACCGCCCAGCAGCCACGCCTGACGCTGTCCGAGATCGGCCGCCGGACCGGCCTGCCGCTCACCACCGCGCACCGGCTCGTGGGGGAGCTGACCGAGTGGGGTGCGCTGGAACGCGACGACGCCGGGCGGTACCGGATCGGGCTGCGGCTGTGGGAGGTCGCGTCGCTGGCGCCGCGCAGCCTCGGACTCCGGGAGCGGGCGATGCCGTTCCTCGAGGACCTGTACGAGGTCACCCACGAGAACGTCCAGCTCGCCGTGCGGGACGGGTTCGAAGCGGTCTACGTCGAACGGATCTCCGGCCGGCACGCGGTCAGCGTGGTGTCGCGGGTGGGCGGGCGGCTGCCGCTGCACGCGACCGGGGTCGGCCAGGTGCTGCTCGCCTACGCCCCGGCGGAGTTCCAGGACCAGGTACTGGCCACGACGCTCAAGCCGTTCACTCCGCACACGATCACCGATCCGAAGCGGCTGCGCCAGGTGCTCGCCGAGGTGCGCCGGAGTGGCATCGCGATCTGCGATCGAATGGTCGACCCGGGCACGCTCTCGGTGGCCGCGCCGGTGCTCGGTCCGGCGCACGACGTGCCCGATGCGGTGCCGGGAGCGGTGGGCGTGGTGGCGGCCCTGTCCGTGGTCGTCCCGAGCGACGGCGCCGACCGGCTCGGGCTGGTCCCCGCCGTCCGCGCCGCCGCCCGCGGCATCTCCCGGGCTCTGGGCGCGGCACTCTGACACCAAGTGGACCCTTCGGCGCCCCCGGATAGGTCCACCTGACGTCACGCCTCCTCGGCGAGCACCTTCTGGGCGATCGCGAACGCGGCGTTGGCGGCCGGAACGCCCGCGTAGACCGCGGTGTGCAGGAACACTTCCTTGATCTCGTCCGGCGTCAGACCGTTGCGCCGCGCGGCCCGGACGTGCATCGGCAGCTCACCCTCCGCACGCAGCGCGGTGAGCAGGGCCAGCGTCAGACAGCTGCGGGTCTTGCGGTCGAGCCCCTCCCTGGTCCAGATCTCACCCCACGCGTAGCGGGTGATGAAGTGCTGGAAGTCGGCGGTGAACTCGGTGGTGTTCGCGATCGCGCGGTCGACGTGGGCGTCCCCGAGCACTTCCCGGCGCACCTTCATGCCGTCGGCGTGGCGTTGCTCGTCGTTCACCGAGCTCCTCCCAGGTGGGCGACGACCAGCGCACCGATCGCCTCCGGCTGCTCCAGTGTGGCCAGATGGGCGGCGTCCGGGACGATCTGCAGCCGTGCGCCGGGCACCGAGCCGACGATGGCCTCGGCGTGCGACGGCGGTGTGGCCGGGTCGTCGGCGCCGGCGATCACCAGCGTGTCCGCGGTGATCCGGGGCAGATCCCCGCGCAGATCCATGCCGGCGATCGCCTCGCAGCACGCGGCGTATCCCTCGTCCGGGGTGGCCTCCAGCATCGCCACCGCGGCCGCGACGCGCTCCGGCTCACGCGCCCGGAAGCCCTCGGTGAACCAGCGTCCGGCCGCCACGTCGGCGATGGAACCGGTGCCCTTGGCCCGGACGGTCTCGGCCCGCTCGATCCAGTTCGTGGCCGGCGGCAGGTAGGCCGACGTGCAGATCAGTGCCATCCGCTCGACCCGCTCGGGCGCGTGCGCCGCCAGCCACATGCCGATCATGCCGCCGAGCGACAGCCCGGCGTAGCGCACGGTTCCGAGGTGCAGCTCGTCGAAGAGCGCCAGGAAATCCTGGCCCAACTCGTCGAGCGAGTACGGCCCCGGAAGCACCTCGGAGCCGGCGTGCCCCCGGGTCTCCACCGCCAGCACCCGGAACCGACCGGCGAGCTCGGGGATCAGCGGCGCCCACATGCCCTGGTTGGTGCCGATCGAGTTCCCCAGCACCAAGACCGGGGCGTCCACCGGCACGTCGTCGAGGCCGTACCAGGTACAGGCCAGTCGAGCAGTCACCCCGCGGGTCCTCTCCATACGTCGGCATGAGCGGCCAGCGCCCGGTCGACCAGTGCCTCGGCGCTGCCGAGGTACCGAGTCGGGTCGAGCGCCGCGTCCAGCCGGTCGGCGTCGATCCGTCCGTCCGCTTCGTCCAGCAGGACGGCGCGCAGCGGCCGTCCGGACTCCGCTGACTTGGCTACCGCACTCTTCACCAGATCATGCGCTCCGCTGCGGCCGAGTTCGGGCGCGAGGGCGCCGCTGACGTTCTCGCTGAGCAGGACGCCGCCGGTCGCGTCGAGCGTGGCCCGCATGCGATCGGCGTCCACCCGCAGGTCGGGCAGGATCCGGGCGGTGCGTGCCGCGGCCCCGCCGACGACGTCGAACAGGTCGCGCAGCGGCTCCCACTCGGCGTGCCACCCACCCGTCGCCCGCTCGTGCTCCTGCTGCGCGGCGGCGGTGTGCAGCGTCGCCAGCAGGCCGGGCGTCCGGATCGAGGCCGAACGGATCAGGATCGACCCGGCCGGATTGCGCTTGTGCGGCATCGCCGACGAGCCACCGCCGCCTCCGCCTTCGGAGACCTCGGCCACCTCGGAGGAGGCCAGCAGCGTCAGGTCGAGCGCGAGCTTGCCCAGCGCCGCACCGACGCCGGCCAGCGCCGACCCGAGTTCCAGGACGCGCTGCCGGTCGGTGTGCCATGGCACCACCGCCTCCGCCAGTTCCAGCTCTGCGGCGAGCGCCGTTCCGACGGTCAGGCCGCGGTCGAGCAGGGCCGCCAACGTGCCCGCCGCGCCGCCGAACTGCACGGCGAGGCGCGTCTCCCGCACCGTACGGAGCCGACTCGCCGCCGTGTCGAGCGCGACCAGCCAGCCGGCGGCCTTGAGCCCGAACGTCGTCGGCAGCGCCTGCTGGCCGAGTGTCCGACCGACCATCAGCGTTCGCCGGTGGTCCGACGCGAGCGAGGCCAGCGCGTCGGTGCCGGTCCGCAGCGCGTCCAGGATTCGCCCGCTCGCCCGGTGGGCGACGAGCATCAGCGCGGTGTCCAGGATGTCCTGGCTGGTGGCCCCGTGATGCACCCAGGGCCGCGCGGACTCCGGCAGCACCTTCTCCAGCGCGCGGACCAGCGGCACCACGGGGTTCCCCGAGGACTGGGCGGCCCGGCCCAGCGCAGCGGCGTCGAACGTCCCGCCGCACGCCGCGGTGATCGCGTCCGCGGCGTCCGCCGGGATCACCCCGACGGACGCTTCCGCGCGGGCCAGCGCCGCCTCGACGTCGAGCATCGCGCGGACCACGGCGTCATCGCCGACCCGCGCGGACACTTCCGGGTCGGCGAAGAGCGGATCGAACAGGTCAGAGCGCAAAGAAGGCGGTCTCCCCGTCACCCTGGAGGCGGATGTCGAAGCGGTAGCCGTCCTCGGTCGGCGTCGCCAGCAGCGTCTCGCGGGCGGCTGCGGGCACCGACGCGAGCACCGAGTCCGACGCGTTCGCGGCCTCCTCGTCGGCGAAGTAGATCCGGGTGACAACCCGCTGCAGCATGCCGCGGGCGAACACCGAGACGTCGACGTGCGGAGCCTGCAGTGCACCGTCGACACCCGGCACCCGGCCCGGCTTGACCGTGTGGACGGCCCACTCGCCGTTCGCGTCGGTCGCCGAGCGCCCGAAACCGCGGAAACCCTCGACGCTCGGCGCCACCGCACCGCGCGGGTCGTCCGGGTGGTTGAAGCGGCCCTCGGGGTCGGCCTGCCACGTCTCGATCAGGCCGTCCGGGACGGTGTCGCGATTGCCGTCGGTCAGCCGACCCCGGATCCAGAAGCCGCCGGGCGTGCCCTTGGGGGCGACGAACACGCCGTCGTCCCAGGTGAGGCCGATCGATAGGTAGGGCCCGACGGTCTGCGAAGGCGTAGTGCCGAGCTGCGTCATTCCTCGTCCTCGTCGTGTGCGTCCTCGAACGGGGTCTGCTCCGAACCGCGGAGCACGATGTCGAACTCGAACGCCAGCGCCCAGTCCGGCTGGGTCGTGGCCAGGTCGAAGCGCGAGACCATGCGCTGCCGGGCCTTCTCGTCCGGCACCGAGTTGAAGATCGGGTCGTAGGGGAACAGCGGGTCGTCCGGGAAGTACATCTGAGTGACCAGCCGCTGGGTGAAGGCGCGCCCGAACAGCGAGAAGTGGATGTGGGCCGGCCGCCAGGCGTTGTGGTGGTTCTTCCACGGGTAAGCGCCGGGCTTGACCGTGGTGAACGTGTAGCGCCCCTGGTCGTCGGTGAGCGTCCGGCCCAGCCCGGTGAAGTTCGGGTCGAGCGGCGCCGGCCAGTTGTCCACGACGTGCCGGTAGCGGCCGCCGGCGTTCGCCTGCCAGATCTCGATCAGCGTCTGCGGCACCGGGCGGCCGTCGCTGTCGAGCACCCGGCCGTGCACGATGATGCGCTGGCCCTGGGGCTCCTCGGCGTGCTGCCGGGTGAGGTCGTTGTCCAGTTCGCCGAGGCGCCCCTCACCGAGCAGCGGCCCGGTGATCTCGGTGAACGCGTGCGGTAGGGCGACCAGCGGCTGCTTCGGGTGGCGCAGCGCCGTCGACTTGTAGCCCTCGAAGTCCAGATGCGGGTGCACCTCGGCGTCGCGCAGGTAGCGTGGCAAGGCCAGCCGGTCGGTGGGGTTCTCGACCGCGTTCGCGGATGTCTCGGTCATGGAGCCTCCTCAGGCTTCCAGCACGACGGCGAGGCCTTGGCCGACGCCGATACAGATGGCGGCGAGTCCCCAGCCGCCACCGCGACGGCGTAGTTCGTGGGCGAGGCTGCCCAGTACACGGACGCCCGAGGCGCCCAGCGGGTGGCCGATCGCGATCGCGCCACCGTTCACGTTGACGATCTCCGGGTCGAGCTCCGGCCAGTCGGCGAGGCAGGCCAGCGACTGGGCCGCGAACGCCTCGTTCAGCTCGACGACGTTCAGGTCGCCCCAGCCGATGCCGGCGCGGCGCAGCGCGCGCTCGGCGGCCTGAACCGGTCCGATTCCGAAGTACTGCGGCTCGACCGCGGCGACGCCCCGGCCCGCGATCCGGGCCAGCGGCGTCCGGCCGAGACGAGCGGCCGTCTCCGCGGAACCGATCAGCGTCGCGGCGGCGCCGTCGTTGAGCGGCGACGCGTTGCCCGCGGTGATCGTGCCGTCCGGGCGGAACGCGGGCTTGAGCCGGGCCAGCTTCTCGATGCTCGAATCGGGGCGGATGCCCTCGTCCCGGTCGAGGTCGGTGTCGGGAACGGCGACGACCTCGTCGGTGAACGTCCCGGCGTCCCATGCGGCGGCGGCGCGCTGGTGGCTGCTGACCGCGAACGCGTCCTGGGCCTCCCGGGTGATG
Proteins encoded in this window:
- a CDS encoding CocE/NonD family hydrolase; amino-acid sequence: MRKLDRAPLAVTAVHDQPIPMRDGTILRADVHRPAEGEPVPTLLVRNPYGEGLGRAMPVVPALEAGFAVVIQHCRGRGTSDGMFEPWADEPSDGADTVRWVTAQPWSNELVVGWGISYVAGTALQTAIERPEGYVGIVAAQTPADFYDDLTYIGGALALGSAQGWAAMQGLLGGQHAMLAGEDAGSLLGAALPAMFDPDAARSALPLRDALGLPGASPFWADWLDHPSRDEYWTKFGTPRDNYAAIDVPVYHVASWYDLFLSGTLENHAALGGPLVIGPWTHGGLHANGAGEAYFGPGSPAMILQLEADQLGFLREVVTDGEPNPARPPVKIFVMGENVWRDEQEWPLARTVFTPWYLRAGGSLGPATSTGTSTFVSDPRDPVPTVGGSLLFPEFNTAGPHDQRVLDGRTDILRFVSPPLDADLEVTGPLTVVLYAATDAADTDWTAKLIDVHPDGTALNVADGIVRARYRNGVDAPDPITPGTPYEYRIDLVATSQVFKAGHSIRVDVASSNFPRFDRNPGNGKLSAEATEADLTMQHQTVFHDAERASHILLPVIPR
- a CDS encoding AMP-binding protein produces the protein MARIHRSPYPPVDIPDVSVSDYVLAGADARGGHPALIDGATGEEIGFSDLADRVRFLAAALVTSGIGRGDVVALVTHNQPRYAVAFHAVLATGATVTPINPLCTAEEIARQLAASGAVLAFAAAAVADTVRTAAARQATADGARSDVQMDVVVLEDAAFDELVANGERALTSGARLPRVGSDGVALLPYSSGTGGTPKGVMLTHRNLVATLAQHAPLYRLTSDDVCAAVLPYYHIYGTTMILNYALRAGATQVTLPRFGLSAYLGLVARYRVTRGHFAPPLVLALANAPEVDAYDLSSLRLAMSGAAPLDVEVAARATARTGVRIGQGYGMTEASPGLTFVADEEVGVLSSGCVGRLVPNTEARLVDPATGEDCDAEDCDAEGELWARGPQVMAGYLGNPAATAETLVEDGWLRTGDILRVDSDGVWWVVDRLKELIKYKGHQVAPAELEALLLTHPDVRDAAVIGVPHSEGGEAPKAFVVGTPGEAELLSWVAERVAPYKRIRAVEFVDAIPKSPAGKILRRVLRNREGA
- a CDS encoding IclR family transcriptional regulator; translated protein: MEAAPSVTSKALGILAAFTAQQPRLTLSEIGRRTGLPLTTAHRLVGELTEWGALERDDAGRYRIGLRLWEVASLAPRSLGLRERAMPFLEDLYEVTHENVQLAVRDGFEAVYVERISGRHAVSVVSRVGGRLPLHATGVGQVLLAYAPAEFQDQVLATTLKPFTPHTITDPKRLRQVLAEVRRSGIAICDRMVDPGTLSVAAPVLGPAHDVPDAVPGAVGVVAALSVVVPSDGADRLGLVPAVRAAARGISRALGAAL
- a CDS encoding MDR family MFS transporter, which produces MTNHGTPERETPSGELTHRQIVTILIGLMLGMFLSALDQTVVATAIRTIADDLNGFDLQAWATTAFLITSTIVTPLYGKLSDIFGRRPLLLAAIALFLVGSLLCGIASSMYELAAYRAIQGMGAGGLMSLAFAVIGDIVPPRERSKYQGYFMAVFGTSSVLGPVVGGFFAGADSFLGAAGWRWIFWVNLPIGAVALVVVYRVLHVPHRPRDHRIDWPGALALVLALVPLLTVAEQGREWGWGSGRAVGCYAVGVIGIALFLLAEQLYGDEALLPLRMFRERTYAVGSAASLIIGMGMFGAMALLPQYLQIVKGSSPTMGGLQMLPLVIGIMAAAGVSGTIITRTGRYRIFPLTGGILMALALLLFSRIGADTPLWETMLIMALFGAGLGVNMQPVILAVQNAVDPRDMGVATAAVTFFRQMGGTLGTAVFLSVLFSGLTGAIRAALADAEKDPAFQAALADNPSEAATLEMADGSLSDTSFLDTLDDVVAHPFRVGFSDAMSTVFLMAAAIMLVGVAILWLLPELPLRHQSGLRAQEEAAAARGTEPPAGPPAPAATASGTPAPAAGPSPS
- a CDS encoding NADPH-dependent FMN reductase codes for the protein MSRLQIIVASTRPGRIGLPVGQWVETAAAKHGGFDEIDLADLGAIDLPLLDEPKHPRLGQYTHQHTKDWAARVGAADAFVFVLAEYNHSFTAAVKNAVDYLHTEWQHKPAGLVTYGGVSGGLRAAQAFKPVLQALKVVTLTEAVTIPFVQQFVEDGLFTPNELIEASAGTMLDELGRWGNTLSPLRAS
- a CDS encoding L,D-transpeptidase; translation: MTTPAPPSASPSSSALRRCVALLVALLASALVVAGCSSSGGGNEGNGGGDPTTSPSPAGPKLTVTPAANATAVPPVTPISLSIDKDTITAVSVKSDDGDEVKGAVGADKRSWASTGKLSFGATYTVSVTTTGSATPLTSKFSTVPTPSGDSSVRTSSILGDGKTYGVGMPIILKLSRSVKSDAARAKFEKMLKVTSNPTTTGAWGWISSTELHFRPAEYWAAGSTVHVEVDTAGRAIADGVWGRTDLTVDFKIGAKREVIADSATHTMKVLEDDEVVKSMPISLGKPKFPSSSGTMVIIDKRREAMFDSSTYGLAVDSPDGYRTKVEYPMRLTWGGEFIHSAPWSVADQGKRNVSHGCLNVGPDNAVWLYNRLQVGDPVTVKNTETRVELGNGYSEWSLSFTEWLTHSKGGVVTTG